Proteins encoded by one window of Culicoides brevitarsis isolate CSIRO-B50_1 chromosome 2, AGI_CSIRO_Cbre_v1, whole genome shotgun sequence:
- the LOC134829810 gene encoding putative E3 ubiquitin-protein ligase UBR7, with amino-acid sequence MSEPQKSDAQKAVAENAEKTSETKDSAEVAGNESKDRALDESTAENDTTLDESCVYMTDLAKEHEENEMEAMVVLGGSDENNCTYSKGYIKRQALYSCLTCVKDSKEDPEKRAGMCLACSLACHEGHDLVELYTKRNFRCDCGGAKMKAVRCMLEPIKFGINEDNKYNQNFSGVYCTCKRPYPDPEDNVVDEMIQCVVCEDWYHGRHLNTPVIKDFNEMICGGCVDEHSFLKSYLEYSMSYKPEKTEENVEIEENEGKRPSDETETTDAKRLKLDSEACQRPASKDYPPNAAIFWADAWREKLCKCEKCLELYKTEKVEFLIDPEDPVQKYEEIGIQRNRGSTSEEREIEALSHLGRTQQVEMITGYNLFKDRLKEFLATFAVNKKTVTEQDIKGFFEKMKSEKAEQQQGMSYFCR; translated from the exons ATGTCGGAGCCACAAAAATCTGATGCGCAAAAAGCTGTTGCCGAAAATGCTGAAAAAACTTCCGAGACAAAGGATTCCGCGGAAGTTGCCGGCAATGAGAGCAAGGACCGCGCTTTGGACGAAAGTACCGCGGAAAACGACACAACTCTCGACGAATCTTGCGTTTATATGACGGATTTGGCGAAGGAGCATGAGGAGAACGAGATGGAAGCGATGGTTGTTCTCGGGGGAAGTGACGAGAATAATTGTACTTATTCAAAA gGCTACATCAAGCGTCAAGCGCTCTACAGTTGCCTCACATGCGTCAAAGATTCCAAAGAGGACCCGGAAAAACGCGCCGGAATGTGTCTCGCTTGCTCTCTCGCCTGCCACGAAGGTCACGATCTCGTCGAATTGTACACAAAACGGAATTTCCGCTGCGATTGTGGCGGCGCCAAGATGAAAGCCGTGCGTTGCATGTTGGAACCCATCAAATTCGGCATCAACGAGGACAACAAATACAACCAAAACTTCAGCGGCGTTTATTGCACGTGCAAGAGACCGTATCCAGACCCGGAGGACAATGTCGTGGACGAGATGATCCAGTGTGTGGTTTGTGAAGATTGGTATCACGGACGACATCTCAACACGCCCGTCATCAAAGACTTCAACGAAATGATTTGCGGCGGATGTGTCGACGAGCATTCCTTCCTCAAAAGCTATTTGGAGTACTCGATGTCCTACAAACCTGAAAAAACCGAAGAAAATgtcgaaattgaagaaaacgaAGGGAAACGTCCTTCTGATGAAACTGAAACCACGGATGCGAAACGTCTCAAACTCGATTCCGAGGCATGTCAACGTCCCGCGTCGAAAGATTACCCGCCAAATGCCGCCATTTTTTGGGCTGACGCTTGGCGCGAAAAACTTTGCAAGTGCGAAAAATGCTTGGAGCTGTACAAAACGGAAAAAGTCGAATTTTTAATCGATCCGGAGGATCCCGTGCAAAAATACGAGGAAATTGGCATCCAGAGAAATCGCGGATCGACGTCGGAAGAAAGGGAAATTGAGGCGTTGTCGCATCTAGGACGCACGCAGCAAGTTGAAATGATTACGGGATATAATTTGTTCAAAGATCGTCTCAAGGAGTTTTTGGCAACGTTTGCCGTGAACAAGAAAACCGTAACAGAGCAAGACATAAAGGGGTTCTTTGAGAAAATGAAGAGCGAGAAGGCGGAACAACAACAAGGCATGTCGTATTTTTGTCgttaa
- the LOC134830252 gene encoding radial spoke head protein 9 homolog, with translation MDVSKFHQLLPLLPYSGNCLSPEESILIETSLNILKNDKNFTKIYFWGKILTISGHDYYIAFGFYEDCLRNRQFFYSQNMLNWQNLPKINESTYEISLMYQKMFQGDPESVVEVEMPPEFLLENDRIEQKLGEKSKLKEEDRLACVVQIISHQTMIVPRGAICNDMKEIVKFNENFQGLTKKEAGSLENYQFYREPVNEYNFNLLKRENFNYSTDFLDTLDDLVPRNRSFAVTFERDDEKIVVLRSLHWMGATFLHEIESSLFVFAYFGDGKMNHDLLFML, from the coding sequence atgGACGTCTCAAAATTCCATCAACTTTTACCTCTTCTTCCTTATTCCGGTAATTGCTTATCCCCAGAAGAgtcaattttaatagaaacttCCCTCAACATcctcaaaaatgacaaaaatttcaccaaaatttatttttggggaAAAATCCTCACCATCAGTGGTCATGATTACTACATTGCTTTCGGGTTTTATGAAGACTGCCTTCGaaatcgacaatttttttactcccAAAACATGTTAAACTGgcaaaatttaccaaaaatcaaTGAATCTACTTACGAAATATCTCTCATGTACCAAAAAATGTTCCAAGGAGACCCTGAATCGGTCGTTGAAGTTGAAATGCCTCCCGAATTCTTGCTGGAAAACGATCGaatcgaacaaaaattgggcgaaaaatcaaaattgaaggAGGAAGATCGCTTGGCTTGTGTggttcaaataatttctcatCAAACGATGATTGTTCCTCGGGGAGCGATTTGCAATGACATGAAAGAAATCGTGAAATTCAACGAGAATTTTCAGGGATTGACGAAAAAGGAAGCTGGTTCCTtggaaaattatcaattttatcgcGAGCCGGTCAAtgaatacaattttaatttgttgaaaCGTGAGAATTTCAATTATTCAACGGATTTTCTTGACACTTTGGATGATTTGGTGCCTCGAAATAGGAGTTTTGCGGTGACTTTTGAAAGAGACGATGAGAAAATTGTCGTTTTGAGGTCTCTGCACTGGATGGGAGCgacatttttgcatgaaattgaGAGTTCTTTGTTCGTTTTTGCCTATTTTGGTGACGGAAAAATGAATCACGATCTGCTTTTTATGCTCTAA
- the LOC134830248 gene encoding embryonic polarity protein dorsal-like isoform X2: MPAQPSSTRGTTQAMHYPGETIILEQPASKALRFRYECEGRSAGSIPGVHSTPENKTYPTIQVRGYQGRAVVVVSCVTKDAPYRPHPHNLVGKEGCKRGVCTLEINNKDMTVSFSNLGIQCVKKRDIEDALKQREEIRVDPFRTGFGHKTQPSTVDLNVVRLCFQVFLEGEKGKFTRPLAPVVSEPIYDKKAMSDLVICKLSDCTSSVLGNRDIILLCEKVAKEDIAVRFFEEQNGQTVWEANGEFQHSAVHKQVAIAFKTPPYKTTQITDNVKVFIQLVRPSDGVYSDPLPFEYTPIDTDHNMSDTLRRKVRKVAQNRDMFAKVFEQIPPDERNVFRNISPAGPSTVKTEPRDQTPSPYGHQQTTPIQMFAGGQMFEYRNNLVAGSPSPQPLTTTQQPGSLPYNVSPQPQFTLPPATSQYGTSPAFLPSQSTFVPPSDPAMFPESHLAPLTTHFISPVPMEMQSTQQIPPPASMHLHMLSTNTQNPQDSIGGIDPIEDFQINSSEIRSLLNEGDFSSLNSGQQRMPPMEDRDNDQCLSDSLDKQCRF; encoded by the exons ATGCCAGCGCAACCGTCGTCCACACGCGGAACCACACAAGCCATGCACTATCCCGGAGAAACGATAATTCTCGAGCAACCGGCGTCGAAAGCGCTGCGTTTCCGCTACGAATGCGAAGGAAGATCAGCTGGATCGATTCCCGGGGTTCACAGTACGCCCGAAAATAAGACATATCCGACAATTCAGGTCCGCGGATATCAGGGAAGGGCCGTTGTTGTGGTTTCTTGTGTGACAAAAGATGCGCCTTATAGACCGCATCCGCATAATTTGGTCGGCAAAGAGGGATGCAAACGTGGCGTCTGCACTCTTGAGATAAATAACAAAGATATGACCGTGTCCTTTAGTAATTTGGGCATTCAGTGTGTGAAAAAGCGCGATATTGAGGATGCGCTGAAGCAACGTGAGGAAATTCGAGTTGATCCGTTCagaa cTGGATTTGGTCACAAAACTCAACCATCAACTGTCGATTTGAACGTCGTCCGTTTATGTTTCCAAGTCTTTTTGGAAGGCGAAAAGGGAAAATTCACACGCCCTTTGGCGCCAGTTGTCTCCGAGCcaatttacgataaaaaagCAATGTCAGATCTGGTCATTTGTAAGTTAAGTGATTGTACTTCCAGTGTATTAGGAAACCGcgatattattttgttgtgtgaaaag GTTGCCAAAGAAGACATCGCCGTTCGTTTCTTCGAGGAACAGAATGGACAAACAGTCTGGGAGGCCAATGGTGAATTCCAACACAGTGCCGTACATAAACAAGTAGCAATTGCCTTCAAGACACCGCCGTATAAAACAACACAGATTACGGATAATgtgaag gtctttATTCAACTCGTTCGTCCCTCAGATGGAGTCTATTCGGACCCGCTTCCCTTCGAGTACACACCCATCGACACAG ATCATAATATGAGTGATACTCTGAGGCGAAAAGTGCGAAAGGTGGCTCAAAATAGGGACATGTTTGCAAAAGTCTTTGAGCAAATTCCTCCCGATGAGC GCAACGTGTTTCGCAATATATCTCCAGCAGGTCCATCAACTGTGAAAACTGAACCAAGAG ATCAAACTCCTTCCCCGTACGGTCATCAACAAACAACTCCCATCCAGATGTTTGCCGGCGGCCAAATGTTCGAATATCGCAACAATCTTGTCGCTGGATCTCCGAGTCCGCAGCCCTTGACGACAACGCAACAACCCGGATCTTTGCCGTACAACGTCTCACCCCAACCGCAATTCACACTTCCGCCCGCAACATCGCAATACGGCACGAGCCCAGCCTTTTTACCGTCACAAAGCACTTTCGTGCCGCCCTCGGATCCCGCAATGTTCCCCGAAAGTCATTTGGCGCCGCTCACAACGCACTTTATCTCGCCCGTGCCCATGGAAATGCAAAGTACTCAACAAATCCCACCCCCCGCCTCGATGCATCTGCACATGTTGTCGACGAATACTCAAAATCCGCAGGATTCCATTGGCGGCATCGATCCCATCGAGGATTTCCAGATCAATTCGTCGGAGATACGGAGTCTGCTGAACGAGGGAGACTTTTCCTCGCTAAACTCGGGCCAGCAACGGATGCCGCCCATGGAGGACAGAGACAACGACCAATGCCTATCGGACAGTTTAGATAAGCAATGTCGATTTTAA
- the LOC134830248 gene encoding transcription factor p65-like isoform X1 gives MDTDQRAVNGVISVSDEIGDIIEVIREIEGESVTLPSISTLQPPNHVVRKTPSPSFGNTSMPAQPSSTRGTTQAMHYPGETIILEQPASKALRFRYECEGRSAGSIPGVHSTPENKTYPTIQVRGYQGRAVVVVSCVTKDAPYRPHPHNLVGKEGCKRGVCTLEINNKDMTVSFSNLGIQCVKKRDIEDALKQREEIRVDPFRTGFGHKTQPSTVDLNVVRLCFQVFLEGEKGKFTRPLAPVVSEPIYDKKAMSDLVICKLSDCTSSVLGNRDIILLCEKVAKEDIAVRFFEEQNGQTVWEANGEFQHSAVHKQVAIAFKTPPYKTTQITDNVKVFIQLVRPSDGVYSDPLPFEYTPIDTDHNMSDTLRRKVRKVAQNRDMFAKVFEQIPPDERNVFRNISPAGPSTVKTEPRDQTPSPYGHQQTTPIQMFAGGQMFEYRNNLVAGSPSPQPLTTTQQPGSLPYNVSPQPQFTLPPATSQYGTSPAFLPSQSTFVPPSDPAMFPESHLAPLTTHFISPVPMEMQSTQQIPPPASMHLHMLSTNTQNPQDSIGGIDPIEDFQINSSEIRSLLNEGDFSSLNSGQQRMPPMEDRDNDQCLSDSLDKQCRF, from the exons ATGGATACAG aCCAGAGAGCCGTCAACGGAGTTATCAGTGTTTCAGATGAAATTGGAGACATAA TTGAAGTAATTCGAGAAATTGAAGGTGAATCTGTGACATTGCCGTCCATATCGACACTCCAGCCCCCGAATCACGTCGTGCGAAAAACTCCAAGTCCATCGTTTGGCAACACGAGTATGCCAGCGCAACCGTCGTCCACACGCGGAACCACACAAGCCATGCACTATCCCGGAGAAACGATAATTCTCGAGCAACCGGCGTCGAAAGCGCTGCGTTTCCGCTACGAATGCGAAGGAAGATCAGCTGGATCGATTCCCGGGGTTCACAGTACGCCCGAAAATAAGACATATCCGACAATTCAGGTCCGCGGATATCAGGGAAGGGCCGTTGTTGTGGTTTCTTGTGTGACAAAAGATGCGCCTTATAGACCGCATCCGCATAATTTGGTCGGCAAAGAGGGATGCAAACGTGGCGTCTGCACTCTTGAGATAAATAACAAAGATATGACCGTGTCCTTTAGTAATTTGGGCATTCAGTGTGTGAAAAAGCGCGATATTGAGGATGCGCTGAAGCAACGTGAGGAAATTCGAGTTGATCCGTTCagaa cTGGATTTGGTCACAAAACTCAACCATCAACTGTCGATTTGAACGTCGTCCGTTTATGTTTCCAAGTCTTTTTGGAAGGCGAAAAGGGAAAATTCACACGCCCTTTGGCGCCAGTTGTCTCCGAGCcaatttacgataaaaaagCAATGTCAGATCTGGTCATTTGTAAGTTAAGTGATTGTACTTCCAGTGTATTAGGAAACCGcgatattattttgttgtgtgaaaag GTTGCCAAAGAAGACATCGCCGTTCGTTTCTTCGAGGAACAGAATGGACAAACAGTCTGGGAGGCCAATGGTGAATTCCAACACAGTGCCGTACATAAACAAGTAGCAATTGCCTTCAAGACACCGCCGTATAAAACAACACAGATTACGGATAATgtgaag gtctttATTCAACTCGTTCGTCCCTCAGATGGAGTCTATTCGGACCCGCTTCCCTTCGAGTACACACCCATCGACACAG ATCATAATATGAGTGATACTCTGAGGCGAAAAGTGCGAAAGGTGGCTCAAAATAGGGACATGTTTGCAAAAGTCTTTGAGCAAATTCCTCCCGATGAGC GCAACGTGTTTCGCAATATATCTCCAGCAGGTCCATCAACTGTGAAAACTGAACCAAGAG ATCAAACTCCTTCCCCGTACGGTCATCAACAAACAACTCCCATCCAGATGTTTGCCGGCGGCCAAATGTTCGAATATCGCAACAATCTTGTCGCTGGATCTCCGAGTCCGCAGCCCTTGACGACAACGCAACAACCCGGATCTTTGCCGTACAACGTCTCACCCCAACCGCAATTCACACTTCCGCCCGCAACATCGCAATACGGCACGAGCCCAGCCTTTTTACCGTCACAAAGCACTTTCGTGCCGCCCTCGGATCCCGCAATGTTCCCCGAAAGTCATTTGGCGCCGCTCACAACGCACTTTATCTCGCCCGTGCCCATGGAAATGCAAAGTACTCAACAAATCCCACCCCCCGCCTCGATGCATCTGCACATGTTGTCGACGAATACTCAAAATCCGCAGGATTCCATTGGCGGCATCGATCCCATCGAGGATTTCCAGATCAATTCGTCGGAGATACGGAGTCTGCTGAACGAGGGAGACTTTTCCTCGCTAAACTCGGGCCAGCAACGGATGCCGCCCATGGAGGACAGAGACAACGACCAATGCCTATCGGACAGTTTAGATAAGCAATGTCGATTTTAA
- the LOC134830251 gene encoding embryonic polarity protein dorsal-like has translation MANIDIFEQILVNNSSEAAAHLAPQNNVETREDENNNHFDLENNEINMNCEEMSSPPPSHDEQKVIEILDTPQNETNQFLEDDDKTLNELLEQVAELDEIYTDHQIQRDDQPKSFMDPDFRPVSLNNRVPSEKMDVDFDDAATYSSLQKAFKNPIDITLAPPVPQRPLHGQLIPEQEAVHHTYDAVEPAPMTVDARNAPKIDVQPMLKRENHEEEKLPPLPPKRARKLTETDGKSDKENENFPPITPSQSQILIKNADAPNKKLPPTPTKNGGGSATLPRQKKPGFFSKLFSRKKSKSDVNTQTPSTTAKTTPAASREPSVAAFELNDPNRGSFRSLKNPVIEDLKEGKPKTKVGKPVGRSVSSVSGKRPHLGPEIIHIPLKGDSTNSLPHSNPNLNAPMRHGTPQHSGYGSASTISLHALDKDRKTMSALQLADLPLKDGNMELVAIADAQSIKNLCEGDFGVQLDPDVNLSEAEHYALYTSIPPFATMSEIDENSMYYAPVEGGEILTPSEVAKRLTTLNKS, from the coding sequence ATGGCGAATATCGACATATTCGAGCAAATTCTCGTCAACAACAGCAGTGAAGCAGCTGCGCATCTCGCGCCACAAAACAACGTCGAAACGCGCGAAGATGAGAACAACAATCACTTTGACTTAGAAAATAacgaaataaatatgaattgcGAAGAAATGTCCTCCCCTCCGCCATCGCACGACGAACAAAAAGTAATCGAAATTCTCGATACGCCGCAAAACGAAACGAACCAATTCCTCGAGGACGACGACAAAACCTTGAACGAGCTACTTGAACAAGTTGCTGAATTAGACGAAATTTACACGGATCACCAGATCCAGCGCGACGATCAACCAAAATCCTTCATGGATCCCGATTTTCGGCCCGTTTCTCTCAATAATCGCGTGCCATCCGAAAAAATGGATGTCGATTTCGATGATGCAGCAACTTATTCAAGTCTCCAAAAGGCATTTAAAAATCCGATTGACATCACATTGGCACCGCCCGTACCCCAGAGACCATTGCACGGACAATTAATACCTGAGCAGGAGGCGGTTCATCACACATATGATGCGGTAGAGCCCGCCCCGATGACTGTTGATGCCCGAAATGCGCCAAAAATTGACGTTCAACCGATGCTGAAGCGAGAAAATCACGAAGAAGAGAAATTGCCGCCTTTACCACCGAAGCGCGCTCGAAAATTGACCGAAACTGACGGAAAATCCgacaaagaaaatgaaaattttcctccaATCACGCCGTCTCAGAGTCAAATCTTGATCAAAAATGCAGATGCTCCAAATAAAAAGTTGCCTCCGACACCCACGAAGAACGGCGGGGGTTCCGCTACGCTGCCACGTCAAAAGAAACCCggatttttctcgaaattatTTTCGCGGAAGAAGAGTAAGTCCGATGTGAATACCCAAACTCCAAGTACGACAGCGAAAACGACTCCGGCAGCATCTCGTGAGCCAAGCGTGGCGGCTTTTGAGTTAAACGATCCGAATCGCGGGTCATTCCGCTCCCTGAAAAATCCCGTGATCGAAGATTTGAAGGAAGGCAAGCCCAAAACGAAAGTCGGAAAGCCCGTGGGACGCAGTGTTTCGAGCGTTTCGGGCAAAAGACCGCATCTCGGCCCCGAAATTATCCATATTCCGTTGAAGGGCGACAGTACAAACTCGTTGCCGCACAGCAATCCGAACCTGAATGCGCCCATGCGACACGGAACGCCGCAACATTCGGGCTATGGGAGTGCCAGCACGATTTCTTTGCATGCCCTCGACAAAGATCGCAAGACAATGAGTGCGTTGCAGCTGGCGGATTTGCCGCTGAAAGACGGAAATATGGAACTTGTTGCGATTGCCGATGCTCAGAGTATTAAGAATTTGTGCGAAGGTGATTTTGGGGTGCAACTCGATCCGGATGTCAATTTGAGTGAAGCGGAGCACTATGCGCTCTACACGTCAATTCCTCCCTTTGCCACAATGTCCGAAATCGATGAGAATTCAATGTATTACGCGCCCGTCGAGGGTGGCGAAATTTTGACGCCATCCGAAGTGGCGAAGAGATTAACGACACTCAAtaagtcttaa
- the LOC134831904 gene encoding xylosyltransferase oxt-like, which translates to MKILSVLFLAIYFTNVFAERICVDSEIERKSGNYVGCFQDHEFQRMFRGYVVHLQQSNSNEQCIKLCHARRYVFAGTQYGYGCYCGNSKPQDENHTKVADKHCDKLCPGHSSEKCGGWGYMSVYETGIERFLIGAKGKLLEDSDTISDKKFYIA; encoded by the exons aTGAAGATCCTTTCAGTACTTTTTCTCGCGATTTATTTCACAAACGTTTTCGCCGAGAGAATTTGTGTTGATAGtgaaattgaacgaaaaagtGGCAATTATGTCGGTTGTTTCCAAGATCATGAGTTTCAACGGATGTTCCGAGGATACGTCGTGCATTTGCAGCAATCGAACAGTAATGAACAGTGCATAAAATTATGCCATGCTCGACGATATGTTTTTGCCGGGACACAAtatgg ttaTGGCTGTTATTGTGGAAACTCGAAGCCACAAGACGAAAATCACACCAAAGTCGCTGATAAACATTGTGATAAACTTTGTCCAGGACATTCTTCGGAAAAATGCGGCGGTTGGGGTTACATGAGTGTTTATGAGACGGGAATTGaac gaTTCTTGATTGGTGCAAAAGGAAAGCTTCTGGAAGACAGTGACAccatttctgataaaaaattttatattgcttaa